The genomic DNA CCATGCTGCGCAGGCTGCGCCAGGTGGTGCTGGCGATGATCGCCGACCCGGACCAGCCGGTCGGCGACGTCGACCTGCTCACCCCCGCCGAGCGGCACCGCGTGCTGCGGGAGTGGAACGGTACGGCCCCCGAGGCGCCGGCGGCCGGGCTGCCCGAGCTGTTCGAGGCACAGGCGGCCCGCACCCCGGACGCGGTCGCGGTCTCCTGCGGCGACGAACGGCTGACCTACCGCGAGCTGTCCGCGGCGTCGGACCGGCTCGCCGCGCGGCTGCGCGAGCGGGGCATCGGCGCCGACGGCGGCGAGGACGCGGTGTGCCTGCTGATGCAGCGCTCCGTACGGGTGCCCGTGGCCATCCTGGCCGTGCTCAAGGCCGGCGGTGTGTACGTGCCGCTGGACCCCCGCTACCCCGCCTCCCGCATGCGGCTGATCATGGCCGAGACCGGGGCGGACCTGCTCCTGGTGGACGGGGACGCGCTGGAGCCCCCGGCCGCCGACGGGGTGCGCGTCCTCGACGTGGCCGCCGGAGGAGACGCCGGCGCACCGGACGCCGCCGTCCCGCCGGCCGCGGGCGGGCCGGACCGGCTCGCCTACATCATGTTCACCTCCGGTTCCACGGGGCGCCCCAAGGGCGTGGCCGTCACCCACCGGAACGTGGCGAGCCTCGCCGCCGACCACATGTGGCGCGGCGGAAACCACACCCGCGTCCTGATGCACGCTCCGACCGCGTTCGACGCCTCCACCTACGAGCTGTGGGTGCCGCTGCTGTCCGGCGGCCAGGTGGTCGTCGCACCCCCCGGGGAACTCGACCCGGACGTGCTGGTGCGCACCATCCGCGACCACCGGGTCACCGCGGCCTTCTTCACGGCCGCGCTCTTCAACCTGCTGGTCGAACGCGACCCCGCGGCGCTGGCCGGGATGCACGAGGTGATGGCCGGCGGCGAGGCGCTGTCGCCCCCCGTGGTCGCCCGGGCGCTGGCCGCGTGGCCGCGTACGGTGCTGACCAACGGCTACGGCCCCACCGAGACGACGACGTTCGCCGTGCTGCACCGCACCCGCGAGGTCACCGGCGGCACCGTGCCGATCGGCACCCCCATGGACGACACCCGCGCCTACGTCCTCGACGAGCGGCTGCGCCCGGTGCCGGTCGGCGTCCCCGGCGAGCTGTACCTCGCCGGAGCGGGCCTGGCCCGCGGCTACGTCGCCCAGCCCGGCCTGACCGCCCAGCGCTTCGTCGGCTGCCCGTACGGCGCACCGGGCGAGCGCATGTACCGCACCGGTGACCTGGTGCGCTGGTGCGCCGACGGGCGGCTCGAGTACCTGGGCCGGACCGACGACCAGGTCAAGATCCGCGGCTTCCGCATCGAGCCGGGCGAGATCGAGAACGTGCTCGGCGCGCACCCGGCCGTGGCGGACGCCGCCGTGGTGGTGCACACCAAGCCCTCCGGCGGCAAGGACCTCGTCGGCTACGCCGTGCTGGCCGACGGCGCCCACGCCGAACCCGCCGAGCTGCGCTCGTACGTGGCCGAGCGACTGCCGCAGTACATGGTGCCGGTCGTGGTGACGGTCCTCGACGCGTTCCCGATGACCGGCAACGGCAAGCTCGACCGCCGTGCGCTGCCCGCCCCGGACCTCGGCGCCGGCACCGTCTCCCGTGCGGCGCGCACCCCGGTCGAACAGACCCTCGCCGCCGTGTTCGCCGACGTGCTCGGGCTGCCCGAGGTCGGCGCCGAGACCGGCTTCTTCGACCTGGGCGGGGACAGCATCCAGGCCACCCAGCTGGTCGCCCAGTCCCGCACGGCCGGCCTGGTGTTCACCGTCCGGGACGTGTTCACCCACCAGACGGTGGAGGGCATCGCCCGGGTGGCGCGGCCGGCCGGCGAGGACGCCGCGGCGCGCGTCACGGACATCGGCACCGGTGAGATCCCCCTGCTGCCCGTCATGGAACGGCAGCGGCAACTGGGCGGATCGGTGGTCGGCTTCGACCTGTCCGCGACCGTCGGCCTGCCGGCCGGCGTGGACGAGGACCGGCTGACCGCGACGCTCCAGGCGGTCGTCGACCGGCACGACGCACTGCGCACACGGCTGGTGGCCGGGCCCGGCGGACAGTGGTCGCTGCACGCCGACGAGCCCGGCACGCCGCGGGTCGCCGACCTCCTGCGCCGCGTGGACACCAGCACGCTGGCGGACGCGGACGCGCGGGCACTGATCGCCGAGGAGACGGCCGCGGCCAAGCGGCGGCTCGACCCGGCGAAGGGCGCGATGCTCCAGCCGGTGTGGTTCGACGCCGGGCCGGGCAGGCCGGGCCGGCTGCTGCTGGCCGTGCACCACTTCGCCGTCGACGGCGTGTCCTGGCGGATCCTGCTGTCCGACATCGCCGTCGCCTGGGAGGCGGTGAGCGCGGGACGCGAACCGCTCCTCGCGCCGGTGGGGACATCCCTGCGCGGCTGGGCACGACGGGTGGCCGGCGAGGAGGGCATCACCCGGCACCGCGCCGAACTGCCGGTGTGGCAGGACGTCCTGCGGGACACCGAGCCGCTGCTGGCCGGGGCACCGGACACCGGCCGGGACGTCGCCGGCACCGAGGGGCGGCTGACGCTGACCCTGCCGGCCGAGGACACCGCGCCGCTGGTCGGACAGGTGCCCTCGGTGTTCCGCCGCGGCATCCAGGACCTGCTGCTGACCGCCTTCGGACTCGCCCTCGGCCGGTGGCGCGAACACCGCCACGGCCGCACGGGCGGCCCGGTGGTGCTGGACATCGAGAGCCACGGCAGGCACGAGCACCTGGTCGACGGCGCCGACCTGTCCCGCACGGTGGGCTGGTTCACCAGCGTTCACCCCGTACGCCTGGACTGCGCGGCGCTGCCCTGGGACGTGGTCACCGGGGCGGGCGGTGCACTGGCGGACGCCGTCGCGCAGACCTCGGCGCACCTGCGGGCGCTCCCGGCGAACGGCCTCGGCTACGGAGTACTGCGCTACCTCGACCCGCAGAACGCGCCGCGGCTCGCGGAACTGCCCGCACCGCAGGTGCTGTTCAACTACCTCGGCCGGGTGCCCGTCACCGACGAGGAGCGGCCCTGGCTGCCGCTGCGCGACGACACCGCGCCCGGCACCGCCGGCGCGCTGCCGCCGTCCCACCCGCTCCAGGTCAACGCCGTCACCCAGGACGGCCCGGACGGCCCGCGGCTGGTGGCCCACTGGAGCTGGGCGGGTGCGCTGCTCACCGAGGACGAGGTCCGGGAACTGGGCCAGGCCTGGTTCGAGGCGCTGCGCGCCCTGACCCGGTGCGCCGGCGCGGTGGAGGACGGCACGGTGCGGCTGCCCGACGGCGACGACCGCCACGCCGCGGCCGTCGGCGCCGCCGACCTGCTGGGCGCCACGATCCCCAGGGCCGACCACAGCCACGGCACCGGGCTGTCCTTCGGGCAGCTGGAGTTCCTGCTCCAGCCGGTCGGCCCCAACCACGCGCACCACGCCGTCATCACCGCCTACCGGGTGCGCGGCGAGCTGGACACCGCCGCGCTGCGCCGCTCCCTGAACGACCTGGTGCGCCGACACGACATCCTGCGCACCCGCTATGTCCAGCGCGGCTCCGCGACCCTGCAGTTCGCCGACGGCCGGCCCGAGTGGCCGCTGGAGACCGCCGACCTGCGGGCCGGTGAGGACGAGACGCGGCAGGAACGGCTGCGGGAGATCCTCACCGAGCAGACCAGGCGGCCGTTCCGCATCGAGGACGGGAACCTGGTGCGGGCCCTGCTCGTGCGGCTCGCCGACCGGGAACACGCCCTGGTCCTCGTCGCCCACCACATCCTGGTGGACCACTGGGGCTTCCTCGTGGTCTTCGACGAACTGTCGCAGCTGTACGCGGCCCACGCGGCCGGCCGGCGCCCGCAGCTGCCCGACGTGCCGGTCCAGCACCTGGACTACGCGGCCTGGGAACAGGGACTGCTGGCCAGTGGCGCGCTCGACGAGCACATCGCCCACTGGCGCAGGGAGCTGGACGGCGCGGCCCGCACACTCGACTTCGAGGCGCCCGAGCACCAGCTCGACGACTTCATCGAGGGCTTCAGCCACAGTGTCGTGGTCGGCGCCGAGGTCATGACGGCGGTGAAGGAGGCCGCCCGCCGCGAGGGCGTGACCCTGTTCATGATGCTGATGTCGGCGTTCCACGTGCTGCTGCACAGCTACTCGGGCGCGACGGACATCGCCGTCAGCCACCCGCTGGCCGGCCGCGAACGGCCGGAGACCAAGACGATGGTCGGCCCGTTCATCAACATCATCCTCAACCGCTCGCGGATGGCGGACGATCCCCCCTTCCGCGAACTGGTCCAGCGGGTCCTGCGGGGCGAGCTGGACGCGTACTCCCACCAGAACGTCCCGGTGCGCGCGCTCGTGCACGACGGCGTCGTCGGCGACGGCAACCAGCTGCCCCTGCGCGTGATGCTGAACCTGCTCGGCGTGCCCACCCGGACGCTCACCCTGGAGGGGCTGGAGGTGACGCCGCTGGGCGCCCGGGTCGGCGACGTGACCCCGCTCCCGGAGCTGATCACCGCCATCGAGCCGCACAACCTCGACCTCTACCTGGTGGCCCGCGAGGTCGAGGGCGAACTCCACGGCCTGTGGGTGTACTCGCCGGACTACATAGAGCCGGCCGTCATGGGCGCCATCGTCCGCCAGTGGCCCCGGGTCCTGGAACTCGTGGCCACCGAGCCCGAGCTGACGGTCTCCCAGCTGCGCGCGCGCGTGCGGGCCGAACAGGAGTAGAGAAGATGACCGACATCACACACGCCGTCACCAACGGGCTGCCCACCCACCGGGAAGCGCCGTTCGACCCGCCCCGGGTGCTGCGCACCGAGGGCCCGATCGCCCGGATGACCTTCCCCGACGGATACGAGGGATGGCTCGTCACCGGGTACCGGCAGGGCCGGCAGATCCTGTCCGACAAGCGGTTCAGCTCCGCCGCCTCGCACAAGCACCTGGCGTTCCCCTCCGACCGCCCGTCGGACCTGGAGGCGGACATCCCGGGCCTGTTCGAGCACATGGACCCGCCGGACCACACCCGCT from Streptomyces rubradiris includes the following:
- a CDS encoding non-ribosomal peptide synthetase is translated as MTDIDLTSLTPEQKRVLLAERLRSKNAPRPPARERRFATSFPQQRMWFLDQLNPGSAAYNIPAAVRVRGPLDVELWRRSLNEIVRRHESLRTTFEETDGGEPVQVVHETGELELTVVDCAHLSGPDGEAGVKELARQEFTRPFDLGTGPLMRMKFLRLAPDEHVLLLTMHHIVADLWSTSVLFGELAALYEGYLTGAGAELPKLSVQYADYAAWQRKQLTGPGFAAELEYWKKTLAGAAPILELPTDRPRPAVLGSAGASRPFRLPASVMSGVRELSRRTGTTPFMTLLAAYVALLHRYSRQEDIVVGVPVANRGQSQVEQLIGYFVNTLALRNDVSGNPAFTELLGRVRGTVLEAFAHQEVPFERLVEELRPDRDLSRSPLFQVSFVYQNIPVPEFGAGGLRMELMETESSTARFDLELQVFEEGDELSGWFEYNTELFDAATIDRMGGHLRVLLDNLLADPGQRILDVALLTEEEQRAQYRERADTRHEWPDQLLTHQRVERQATLRPDAEAVYCQGVTLTYAQLDASANRLARRLRALGVGRDVMVGICLERSLDMVVAVLAVLKAGGAYVPVDPKLPGDRIAFMIEDAGLPVMITQSSVAPGLPRSGATTLCVDELREELAAESAEPLDTPVGGEDLAYVIYTSGSTGRPKGVQLPHRALRNLFWAMKQWPGIDAGDSLLAVTTLSFDIATLELLLPLVEGARVVLATREVATDGKLLAEEMAASGATMMQATPSTWRMLLDAGWPGRPGLRGLICGEALPPDLARRLLAKGVELWNMYGPSETTIYSLGTRIVDDTITIGRPIANTEVHILDAEGRPVPPGVPGELCIGGAGLARGYINRPELTARQFIPNPFDSSLADRLYRTGDLVRRRVDGTIDYLGRLDHQVKLRGYRIELGEIESVLMCQEQVKDSVVVVREDQPGDQRLVAYVVPDRATGATEELRRLLRVALAEKLPGYMVPASFVFLDALPLTPSGKTDRGALPAPEGQETRTAAYVAPRDAGEEALCDLFAQVLNVSRVGIDDGFFALGGHSLLATRLVARIRATLGVELPVRALFEKQTVAELAELLRRGDGGTRPALTPMTRPDPLPLSFAQRRLWFLHQMEGPSPTYNLPVVLRLTGTLDVDCLRAALADVVARHEALRTVFPDTGAAACQQILHPDEARPALPVTRVDEAGLDEAVTAAVRHAFDLAREIPLHAELFEVGDDVHVLAVVVHHIAADGWSLAPLRLDLATAYRARLAGRAPEWAPLPAQYADYALWQRQYLGAQDDPESVWSRQLDYWRGALDGLPERIALPVDRPHPAEASHQGDTLTFQWDTDLHEGLARLARGCDVSMFMVLDAALAVLLSRLGAGSDIPVGVATAGRDDPATENLIGFFTNTLVLRTRVSDRQTFRELLAAVRERTLDALAHQDIPFESLVDSLRPARSMSHHPLVQVMLSWQTVTDETLDLPGVEAAPVVRSTGTARMDLVLLAHERLTADGTPAGIEGGIEYNADVFDPETVRTMLRRLRQVVLAMIADPDQPVGDVDLLTPAERHRVLREWNGTAPEAPAAGLPELFEAQAARTPDAVAVSCGDERLTYRELSAASDRLAARLRERGIGADGGEDAVCLLMQRSVRVPVAILAVLKAGGVYVPLDPRYPASRMRLIMAETGADLLLVDGDALEPPAADGVRVLDVAAGGDAGAPDAAVPPAAGGPDRLAYIMFTSGSTGRPKGVAVTHRNVASLAADHMWRGGNHTRVLMHAPTAFDASTYELWVPLLSGGQVVVAPPGELDPDVLVRTIRDHRVTAAFFTAALFNLLVERDPAALAGMHEVMAGGEALSPPVVARALAAWPRTVLTNGYGPTETTTFAVLHRTREVTGGTVPIGTPMDDTRAYVLDERLRPVPVGVPGELYLAGAGLARGYVAQPGLTAQRFVGCPYGAPGERMYRTGDLVRWCADGRLEYLGRTDDQVKIRGFRIEPGEIENVLGAHPAVADAAVVVHTKPSGGKDLVGYAVLADGAHAEPAELRSYVAERLPQYMVPVVVTVLDAFPMTGNGKLDRRALPAPDLGAGTVSRAARTPVEQTLAAVFADVLGLPEVGAETGFFDLGGDSIQATQLVAQSRTAGLVFTVRDVFTHQTVEGIARVARPAGEDAAARVTDIGTGEIPLLPVMERQRQLGGSVVGFDLSATVGLPAGVDEDRLTATLQAVVDRHDALRTRLVAGPGGQWSLHADEPGTPRVADLLRRVDTSTLADADARALIAEETAAAKRRLDPAKGAMLQPVWFDAGPGRPGRLLLAVHHFAVDGVSWRILLSDIAVAWEAVSAGREPLLAPVGTSLRGWARRVAGEEGITRHRAELPVWQDVLRDTEPLLAGAPDTGRDVAGTEGRLTLTLPAEDTAPLVGQVPSVFRRGIQDLLLTAFGLALGRWREHRHGRTGGPVVLDIESHGRHEHLVDGADLSRTVGWFTSVHPVRLDCAALPWDVVTGAGGALADAVAQTSAHLRALPANGLGYGVLRYLDPQNAPRLAELPAPQVLFNYLGRVPVTDEERPWLPLRDDTAPGTAGALPPSHPLQVNAVTQDGPDGPRLVAHWSWAGALLTEDEVRELGQAWFEALRALTRCAGAVEDGTVRLPDGDDRHAAAVGAADLLGATIPRADHSHGTGLSFGQLEFLLQPVGPNHAHHAVITAYRVRGELDTAALRRSLNDLVRRHDILRTRYVQRGSATLQFADGRPEWPLETADLRAGEDETRQERLREILTEQTRRPFRIEDGNLVRALLVRLADREHALVLVAHHILVDHWGFLVVFDELSQLYAAHAAGRRPQLPDVPVQHLDYAAWEQGLLASGALDEHIAHWRRELDGAARTLDFEAPEHQLDDFIEGFSHSVVVGAEVMTAVKEAARREGVTLFMMLMSAFHVLLHSYSGATDIAVSHPLAGRERPETKTMVGPFINIILNRSRMADDPPFRELVQRVLRGELDAYSHQNVPVRALVHDGVVGDGNQLPLRVMLNLLGVPTRTLTLEGLEVTPLGARVGDVTPLPELITAIEPHNLDLYLVAREVEGELHGLWVYSPDYIEPAVMGAIVRQWPRVLELVATEPELTVSQLRARVRAEQE